A window from Streptomyces sp. NBC_00299 encodes these proteins:
- a CDS encoding RNA polymerase sigma factor yields MSATPETEDLLRRHAPQVLGALVRRYGHFDSAEDAVQEALLAAAEQWPRTGVPDNPRGWLIKVGARRLTDALRAEQSRRAREDKAAALMPRDAFTAPPPGADRAPREDDTLTLLFLCCHPDLTPPAQIALTLRAVGGLTAAEIARAYLVPEATMAQRISRAKQKVRGVRFGRPDNWENRLPAVLQTLYLIFNEGYTATSGTSLLRRELAGEAIRLTRAVHRLLPDHGEVAGLLALMLLTDARRDARTGPHGELVPLDEQDRSRWDKAAIDEGVALVTRALSRGPAGPYQLRAAIAAVHDEAPCATETDWQEILGLYDVLVRLVPGPVERLNRAVAVAMAQGPRAGLAELAALEDELGAGHRLDAVRGHLLERAGAHDEARAAYEAAAAKTLSLPEQRYLHARAARLKP; encoded by the coding sequence GTGAGCGCCACACCCGAGACCGAGGACCTGCTGCGCCGACACGCGCCGCAGGTCCTCGGCGCGCTGGTACGGCGCTACGGCCACTTCGACAGCGCCGAGGACGCCGTACAGGAGGCCCTGCTCGCGGCGGCCGAGCAGTGGCCGCGGACCGGCGTCCCGGACAACCCGCGCGGCTGGCTGATCAAGGTCGGGGCGCGGCGGCTCACCGACGCGCTGCGTGCGGAGCAGTCGCGCCGGGCCCGGGAGGACAAGGCCGCGGCGCTGATGCCGAGGGATGCCTTCACGGCCCCGCCGCCGGGAGCGGACAGGGCGCCCCGCGAGGACGACACCCTCACCCTGCTCTTCCTGTGCTGCCACCCGGACCTGACTCCGCCCGCCCAGATCGCCCTCACCCTGCGTGCCGTCGGCGGTCTGACCGCGGCGGAGATCGCCCGCGCGTACCTGGTCCCCGAGGCGACCATGGCCCAGCGCATCAGCCGGGCCAAGCAGAAGGTCCGCGGGGTGCGCTTCGGCCGGCCCGACAACTGGGAGAACCGCCTGCCCGCGGTCCTGCAGACCCTGTACCTGATCTTCAACGAGGGCTATACGGCGACTTCGGGTACGAGCCTGCTGCGGCGCGAACTCGCCGGTGAGGCGATCCGGCTGACCCGCGCGGTCCACCGCCTCCTCCCCGACCACGGCGAGGTGGCCGGCCTGCTCGCGCTGATGCTGCTCACCGACGCCCGCCGCGACGCGCGCACCGGCCCGCACGGCGAACTCGTCCCCCTCGACGAGCAGGACCGCAGCCGCTGGGACAAGGCCGCGATCGACGAGGGCGTCGCCCTGGTCACCCGCGCCTTGTCCCGGGGCCCCGCCGGCCCGTACCAGCTGCGCGCCGCCATCGCCGCCGTCCACGACGAGGCGCCCTGCGCCACGGAGACCGACTGGCAGGAGATCCTCGGCCTCTACGACGTCCTGGTGCGCCTCGTCCCCGGGCCCGTCGAGCGTCTCAACCGCGCGGTCGCCGTCGCCATGGCCCAGGGCCCGCGCGCCGGGCTGGCAGAACTGGCCGCGCTGGAGGACGAGCTGGGTGCCGGGCACCGCCTGGACGCGGTCCGTGGCCACCTCCTGGAGCGGGCCGGCGCCCACGACGAGGCACGCGCCGCCTACGAGGCCGCGGCAGCCAAGACGCTGAGCCTGCCGGAACAGCGCTATTTGCACGCGCGGGCGGCGCGGCTGAAGCCGTAA
- a CDS encoding YciI family protein — MKYLVMVQGTQADYEAMQGKGSENSVAWSQEDIQAMYAFMQALNNDLAESGEMVDGQGLTEPAKGRHVTLGDDGKAVITDGPYSETKELLAGYWVLDCASLERVTEIAERVLQCPQPAGAPVYPVVIRPIDDGSGDVG, encoded by the coding sequence ATGAAGTACCTGGTCATGGTGCAGGGCACGCAGGCGGACTACGAGGCGATGCAGGGCAAGGGGTCCGAGAACTCCGTCGCCTGGAGCCAGGAGGACATCCAGGCGATGTACGCCTTCATGCAGGCCCTCAACAACGACCTCGCCGAGAGCGGCGAGATGGTCGACGGACAGGGACTGACCGAGCCCGCCAAGGGCCGGCACGTCACGCTGGGCGACGACGGCAAGGCAGTGATCACCGACGGCCCGTACAGCGAGACCAAGGAGCTGCTGGCCGGCTACTGGGTGCTGGACTGCGCGAGCCTGGAGCGGGTCACGGAGATCGCCGAGCGCGTCCTGCAGTGCCCCCAGCCCGCCGGGGCCCCCGTGTACCCGGTGGTGATCCGGCCCATCGACGACGGGTCCGGGGACGTCGGCTGA
- a CDS encoding dihydrofolate reductase family protein, with product MRKLTYFIACSIDGFIGDPSGDATSMYTFVDEEFLEFLKAEHPETVSTPARRALGFDDLPNRRFDTVIQGRSSYDLALKEGLTSPYAHMRQYVASRTLTESPDPQVEIVSDDVVGKVRELKAEDGEFGIYLCGGAQLAGALLDEIDELVIKTYPIVYGTGMPMFGSDFAVTEFTLGETRTFGNGAVVRTYSRKR from the coding sequence TTGCGAAAGCTCACGTACTTCATCGCCTGTTCGATCGACGGGTTCATCGGGGACCCGAGCGGCGATGCGACCTCGATGTACACCTTCGTCGACGAGGAGTTCCTGGAGTTCCTCAAGGCGGAGCACCCGGAGACCGTGTCGACCCCCGCCCGTCGCGCCCTCGGGTTCGACGACCTGCCCAACCGACGGTTCGACACGGTGATCCAGGGCCGCAGCAGTTACGACCTGGCACTGAAGGAGGGCCTGACCAGCCCCTACGCCCATATGCGCCAGTACGTCGCCTCGCGCACGCTGACCGAGTCGCCCGACCCGCAGGTCGAGATCGTCTCGGACGACGTGGTCGGCAAGGTCCGCGAGCTGAAGGCGGAAGACGGCGAGTTCGGCATCTACCTGTGCGGTGGAGCGCAGCTGGCCGGCGCGCTGCTCGACGAGATCGACGAGCTCGTCATCAAGACGTACCCCATCGTGTACGGCACGGGTATGCCGATGTTCGGATCGGACTTCGCCGTCACGGAGTTCACCCTCGGCGAGACGCGCACGTTCGGCAACGGCGCCGTGGTTCGTACGTACAGCAGGAAGCGCTGA
- a CDS encoding TetR/AcrR family transcriptional regulator, translated as MAGNPERRAALVDAGVEVLAREGARGLTFRAVDTEAGVPVGTASNYFTGRDDLLRQIDARLHVRLAPDPQVIAGLMTRPKDRSLVAAFMHDLMARATGDRTGYLALLEMRLEAQRRPELRSSFTKSVRGDLDEALEFHRNAGLPGGDEVVTVLYLAVLGLLLEHLTLPDVLDGVLPGVGVPDGLVERIVATIVPDGPEGPDGPEE; from the coding sequence ATGGCGGGCAATCCGGAACGCCGGGCCGCACTCGTCGACGCCGGCGTCGAGGTGCTCGCCCGCGAGGGGGCACGCGGGCTGACGTTCCGCGCGGTGGACACCGAGGCCGGGGTGCCGGTCGGCACCGCCTCCAACTACTTCACCGGGCGCGACGACCTGCTCCGCCAGATCGACGCCCGGCTGCACGTGCGGCTCGCGCCCGACCCTCAGGTGATCGCCGGACTGATGACCCGGCCGAAGGACCGCTCCCTTGTCGCCGCCTTCATGCACGACCTGATGGCCCGCGCGACCGGCGACAGAACGGGCTATCTGGCCCTGCTGGAGATGCGCCTGGAGGCCCAGCGGCGCCCCGAACTGCGCTCCTCCTTCACCAAGTCGGTGCGCGGCGACCTGGACGAGGCCCTGGAGTTCCACCGCAACGCCGGCCTGCCCGGCGGCGACGAGGTCGTCACCGTGCTCTATCTCGCGGTCCTCGGGCTGCTCCTGGAGCACCTGACCCTGCCCGACGTGCTGGACGGGGTTCTGCCCGGGGTCGGCGTGCCGGACGGGCTGGTCGAGCGGATCGTGGCGACGATCGTGCCCGACGGTCCCGAGGGTCCCGACGGTCCCGAGGAGTAG
- a CDS encoding GNAT family N-acetyltransferase: MGVAIRTAGEADRESVVRLLDAAFQDDPVSGWVFPGEEYRRRTHRRLMAAFTDIVLAHGRIDLTEDGTACALWMSVPAVEHDENDDGPALLRQDVDPDNERVEMIGRLTARIHPAGRAHEYLWMIAAAPGRQGEGLGTALINAVLDRCDQEGLPAYLEASSDRSRQLYERLGFEFKGRPLDLPDGPRMWPMWREPRG; this comes from the coding sequence ATGGGCGTGGCGATCCGGACGGCGGGCGAGGCGGACCGGGAGTCGGTGGTCCGGCTGCTGGACGCGGCCTTCCAGGACGATCCGGTCAGCGGCTGGGTGTTCCCGGGCGAGGAGTACCGCCGTAGGACCCACCGAAGGCTCATGGCCGCGTTCACCGACATCGTGCTGGCCCACGGCCGAATAGACCTCACCGAGGACGGCACGGCGTGCGCGCTGTGGATGTCCGTACCGGCCGTCGAGCACGACGAGAACGACGACGGGCCCGCCCTGCTGCGCCAGGACGTCGACCCGGACAACGAGCGCGTCGAGATGATCGGCCGCCTGACGGCCCGGATCCATCCCGCGGGCCGTGCCCACGAATACCTGTGGATGATCGCCGCGGCACCCGGCCGCCAGGGCGAGGGGCTCGGCACCGCGCTCATCAACGCCGTGCTCGACCGCTGTGACCAGGAGGGCCTGCCCGCCTATCTGGAGGCGAGCAGCGACCGCAGCAGGCAGTTGTACGAGCGTCTCGGCTTCGAGTTCAAGGGCCGTCCCCTCGACCTCCCGGACGGTCCGCGGATGTGGCCGATGTGGCGCGAGCCGCGCGGCTGA
- a CDS encoding family 2 encapsulin nanocompartment cargo protein polyprenyl transferase translates to MTETQQRPAGAGPSTETLERQGPIATETDGGPGPLDGPEAGVILERARASVDPELRAAIESLPPSLRRIALYHFGWQHPDGTPAAGNAGKAIRPALVLTAAAAVGGPGARAAAVRAAVAVELVHNFTLLHDDVMDRDTTRRHRPTAWTVFGDADAILAGDALQALALRLLAEDPHPASAAAAARLADCVIELCAGQQADTAMEKRGPGEVGLDEVLAMAEAKTGALLGCACALGALYASAAEEDVAALDAFGREAGLAFQLIDDVIGIWGDPSHTGKPAGADLAARKKSLPVVAALTSGGPAAAELAALYEVPYDKEDLQLTALAVERAGGRDWAQTQAAERMARAMQELARAVPDPEEAGGLLALAEFVTRRSN, encoded by the coding sequence ATGACGGAGACGCAGCAACGCCCCGCCGGGGCGGGGCCGTCCACCGAGACGCTCGAGAGGCAAGGGCCCATCGCGACCGAGACGGACGGCGGGCCGGGCCCGCTCGACGGGCCCGAGGCGGGGGTGATCCTGGAGCGCGCCCGGGCGTCGGTCGACCCCGAACTGCGCGCCGCCATCGAGTCGTTGCCGCCTTCCCTCCGCCGGATCGCGCTGTACCACTTCGGCTGGCAGCACCCGGACGGCACCCCGGCGGCGGGCAACGCCGGCAAGGCGATCCGGCCCGCGCTCGTCCTCACTGCGGCCGCCGCAGTCGGCGGACCGGGGGCGCGGGCGGCCGCCGTACGGGCGGCGGTGGCGGTGGAGCTGGTCCACAACTTCACGTTGCTGCACGACGACGTGATGGACCGGGACACCACCCGCCGGCACCGGCCCACCGCCTGGACCGTGTTCGGCGACGCCGACGCGATCCTCGCGGGGGACGCCCTCCAGGCGCTGGCCCTGCGGCTGCTCGCCGAGGATCCGCATCCGGCGTCCGCCGCCGCGGCGGCCCGGCTCGCGGACTGCGTCATCGAGCTGTGCGCCGGACAGCAGGCGGACACGGCGATGGAGAAGCGGGGCCCCGGCGAGGTCGGGCTGGACGAGGTGCTCGCCATGGCCGAGGCCAAGACCGGCGCGCTGCTGGGATGCGCCTGTGCCCTCGGCGCGCTGTACGCGAGCGCGGCGGAGGAGGACGTGGCGGCGCTGGACGCGTTCGGCCGTGAGGCCGGGCTCGCCTTCCAGCTCATCGACGACGTGATCGGTATATGGGGCGACCCGAGCCACACCGGCAAGCCGGCCGGTGCGGACCTCGCCGCCCGCAAGAAGTCCCTGCCGGTCGTCGCCGCGCTGACCTCGGGCGGTCCGGCGGCGGCGGAGCTGGCCGCGCTGTACGAAGTGCCGTACGACAAGGAGGACCTGCAGCTGACTGCGCTCGCCGTCGAGCGGGCCGGTGGCCGCGACTGGGCGCAGACCCAGGCCGCGGAGCGGATGGCACGCGCCATGCAGGAGCTGGCCCGTGCGGTGCCCGACCCGGAGGAGGCGGGCGGACTGCTGGCGCTGGCCGAGTTCGTCACGCGGCGCAGCAACTGA
- a CDS encoding family 2B encapsulin nanocompartment shell protein, with amino-acid sequence MSVGEEVRTEQGKPQQSLGTAAARNLATTTKSAPQMQEISSRWLLRMLPWVNVQGGTYRVNRRLTYAVGDGRVTFVKTGDRVEVIPAELRELPALRSYEDEDVLAELAQRCQQREFTAGSLIASFGSRTDEVFLLAHGRVEKLGTGPYGEDESLGVLADGAYLGDQALLDSDAIWEYTVRAATACTVLVLPRQDVEQVAERAETLSQHLEQLRAIPAQRTNKYGEKEVDLAAGHSGEPDIPHTFVDYEARPREYELSIAQTVLRIHSRVADLYNQPMNQTEQQLRLTVEALKERQEHELINNREFGLLNNCEYDQRLQPHDGVPSPDDMDELLCRRRGTKLFLAHPRAISAFGRELNKRGLVPETIEMAGNRIPTWRGVPIFPCNKIPVSDARTTSIIAMRTGEGEQGVIGLQQAGIPDEIEPSLSCRFMGINEQAIIKYLVTAYYSAAVLVPDALGVLENVEIGRWR; translated from the coding sequence ATGTCGGTAGGCGAAGAGGTCCGCACTGAGCAGGGCAAGCCGCAGCAGAGTCTCGGCACGGCGGCCGCGCGGAACCTGGCCACCACGACCAAGTCCGCACCCCAGATGCAGGAGATCAGCTCCCGCTGGCTGCTGCGCATGCTGCCATGGGTGAACGTGCAGGGCGGCACGTACCGGGTGAACCGCCGTCTGACCTACGCCGTCGGCGACGGCCGTGTCACGTTCGTGAAGACCGGGGACCGCGTCGAGGTCATCCCGGCCGAACTGCGCGAACTGCCGGCCCTGCGGTCGTACGAGGACGAGGACGTGCTCGCGGAGCTCGCTCAGCGCTGCCAGCAGCGGGAGTTCACGGCGGGGTCCTTGATCGCCTCGTTCGGCAGCCGGACCGACGAGGTCTTCCTGCTGGCGCACGGCAGGGTGGAGAAGCTCGGCACCGGTCCCTACGGGGAGGACGAGTCCCTCGGCGTCCTCGCCGACGGCGCCTACCTCGGCGACCAGGCGCTGCTCGACTCCGACGCCATCTGGGAGTACACGGTCCGTGCCGCCACCGCGTGCACGGTGCTCGTCCTGCCCCGCCAGGACGTCGAGCAGGTCGCGGAGCGCGCGGAAACCCTCAGCCAGCACCTTGAGCAGCTCCGGGCGATCCCCGCGCAGCGCACCAACAAGTACGGCGAGAAGGAGGTCGACCTCGCGGCCGGCCACAGCGGTGAGCCGGACATCCCGCACACCTTCGTCGACTACGAGGCCCGGCCCCGTGAGTACGAACTGAGCATCGCCCAGACCGTGCTGCGCATCCACTCGCGCGTGGCCGACCTCTACAACCAGCCCATGAACCAGACGGAGCAGCAGCTGCGCCTGACCGTGGAGGCCCTGAAGGAGCGGCAGGAGCACGAGCTCATCAACAACCGCGAGTTCGGGCTGCTCAACAACTGCGAGTACGACCAGCGGCTCCAGCCGCACGACGGCGTGCCCAGCCCCGACGACATGGACGAGCTGCTGTGCCGGCGGCGCGGCACCAAGCTGTTCCTCGCCCACCCGCGCGCGATCTCCGCGTTCGGTCGTGAGCTGAACAAGCGCGGCCTGGTCCCCGAGACCATCGAGATGGCCGGCAACCGCATCCCCACCTGGCGCGGCGTGCCGATCTTCCCGTGCAACAAGATCCCGGTCTCCGACGCCCGTACGACCTCGATCATCGCCATGCGTACGGGCGAGGGGGAGCAGGGCGTCATCGGACTGCAGCAGGCGGGCATCCCGGACGAGATCGAGCCGAGCCTGTCCTGCCGGTTCATGGGCATCAACGAACAGGCCATCATCAAGTACCTGGTGACGGCCTACTACTCGGCAGCGGTCCTGGTGCCGGACGCCCTCGGTGTGCTGGAGAACGTCGAGATCGGGCGCTGGCGGTGA
- a CDS encoding N-acetylmuramoyl-L-alanine amidase — protein sequence MASPMSASRFLERLRAEGATVVEVGDWEHHNRNHVGPWGPVHGVMIHHTVTKGSAHTVELCRKGYEGLPGPLCHGVITKDGRVHLVGYGRANHAGLGDDDVLRAVIAESALPADNEANTDGNRHFYGFECENLGDGQDPWPAAQLEAIERVSAAVCRHHGWTERSVIGHLEWQPGKVDPRGFTMASMRARIRERLS from the coding sequence ATGGCCTCACCCATGTCCGCGAGCAGATTCCTGGAGAGACTTCGGGCGGAGGGTGCGACCGTCGTCGAGGTCGGCGACTGGGAGCACCACAACCGCAACCACGTGGGGCCGTGGGGTCCCGTCCACGGCGTGATGATCCACCACACGGTGACCAAGGGCAGCGCGCACACCGTGGAGCTCTGCCGCAAGGGCTACGAGGGGCTGCCCGGGCCGCTGTGCCACGGCGTCATCACGAAGGACGGGCGGGTGCATCTGGTCGGCTACGGCCGTGCCAACCACGCCGGGCTCGGTGACGACGACGTCCTCCGCGCGGTCATCGCCGAAAGCGCGCTGCCGGCCGACAACGAGGCCAACACCGACGGCAACCGGCACTTCTACGGCTTCGAGTGCGAGAACCTGGGTGACGGACAGGACCCCTGGCCGGCGGCTCAGCTGGAGGCGATCGAGCGCGTGTCGGCGGCTGTGTGCCGTCATCACGGGTGGACTGAGCGGTCGGTGATCGGGCATCTGGAGTGGCAGCCCGGGAAGGTGGATCCCCGGGGGTTCACCATGGCTTCGATGCGGGCGCGGATCCGGGAGCGGTTGTCCTAG
- a CDS encoding 1-aminocyclopropane-1-carboxylate deaminase/D-cysteine desulfhydrase, with product MNHLDFVTDLRPRLPSPVQEVVDARFERGGVRLVLKRDDLIHPELVGNKWRKLVPNLAAADGRTVVTFGGAYSNHLRATAAAGRLLGLSTVGVVRGQELGERRLNPSLERCVADGMRLHFIDRATYRRKAEPETLAGILHEAGAEEAYVVPEGGSNALAVRGCRALGEELREQADVVAVACGTGGTLAGLAAGLGPGQRALGVPVLKGGFLGDEVRGLQAEAFGGPRGDWRLDERFHFGGFARTTAELDAFAEDFEERYGMAVERLYVAKLLYGLVVLVEEGAFARGATVAAVVTGAPFGAQPASR from the coding sequence GTGAACCACCTCGACTTCGTGACCGACCTGCGGCCCCGGCTTCCCTCGCCGGTGCAGGAGGTCGTGGACGCGCGGTTCGAGCGGGGCGGTGTACGGCTGGTCCTCAAGCGGGACGATCTGATCCATCCGGAGTTGGTCGGCAACAAGTGGCGCAAGCTTGTGCCGAATCTGGCGGCGGCGGACGGGCGCACGGTGGTGACCTTCGGTGGCGCCTACTCCAACCATTTGCGTGCCACCGCTGCCGCGGGGCGGCTGCTGGGGCTGAGCACGGTTGGTGTGGTGCGGGGCCAGGAACTCGGTGAGCGGCGCCTCAATCCGTCGTTGGAGCGGTGTGTGGCCGACGGTATGCGGCTGCATTTCATCGACAGAGCGACTTATCGCCGCAAGGCCGAGCCGGAGACGTTGGCGGGCATCCTGCATGAGGCCGGTGCGGAGGAGGCGTACGTCGTGCCGGAGGGCGGGAGCAATGCCCTTGCCGTACGGGGGTGCCGGGCGCTCGGGGAGGAGTTGCGGGAGCAGGCCGACGTGGTCGCCGTCGCCTGTGGGACGGGCGGGACGCTGGCGGGGCTGGCCGCCGGGCTGGGGCCCGGGCAGCGCGCCTTGGGTGTGCCCGTACTCAAGGGTGGCTTTCTGGGTGATGAGGTACGGGGGCTGCAGGCGGAGGCGTTCGGGGGGCCGCGGGGTGATTGGCGGCTTGACGAGCGGTTCCACTTCGGAGGGTTTGCCCGTACGACCGCTGAGCTCGACGCCTTCGCCGAGGATTTCGAGGAGCGGTATGGGATGGCTGTCGAGCGTCTCTATGTCGCCAAGTTGCTGTATGGGCTTGTGGTGCTGGTGGAGGAGGGGGCCTTTGCCCGTGGGGCGACGGTCGCCGCCGTTGTCACCGGGGCTCCGTTCGGCGCTCAGCCTGCCTCGCGATAG
- a CDS encoding Na+/H+ antiporter, which produces MDVMPLLLLVAGSAAVAAAARRAPVPAPLLLVAVGLLVSYLPGVPEYTLDPHIVLPLVLPPLLHSAATDSSYLDLRAQLRPVMLLSVGYVLFATFAVGWIAYLVVPGLPLTAALVLGAVVAPPDAVAATAVARRVGLPSRITTILQGESLVNDATAITAYRVALAAAVGEGATWAGGIGEFLLAAFGGIGMGLVLMVPIHWLRTHVKEALLQNTLSLLIPFVAYAAAEQVHASGVLAVVVVALYLGHRAWEVDFATRLQEEAVWKMVAFVLESAVFALIGLQLPVVLKGLGEYEGNRAAWYAFAVFAVVVASRFVWVYPATFLPRMLSARIRKREQNPTWKGAFVISWAGMRGVVSLAIAFSIPLTMHGGEPFPERNLILFLTFTTVIGTLVVQGVTLPPLIRLLKLPGRDIQAETLAEANAQAQASRAAERRLEELLSDDRNALPEALADRLRAVLERRRNSVWERLGQANPITGESVDDTYRRLSREVIGTEREVFVKLRDGRFIDDEMLRTMLRRLDLEEAAAYREAG; this is translated from the coding sequence ATGGACGTGATGCCACTGCTGTTGCTGGTGGCCGGGAGTGCCGCTGTTGCCGCGGCCGCTCGGCGGGCGCCCGTGCCGGCGCCGCTGCTGCTGGTCGCCGTCGGCCTCCTCGTGTCGTACCTGCCTGGCGTCCCGGAGTACACCCTCGACCCGCACATCGTCCTGCCGCTGGTGCTGCCCCCGCTGCTGCACAGCGCGGCGACGGACAGTTCGTATCTCGATCTGCGGGCTCAGTTGCGGCCCGTGATGCTGCTGTCGGTCGGGTACGTGCTGTTCGCGACCTTCGCCGTCGGCTGGATCGCGTATCTCGTCGTACCCGGGCTGCCGCTGACCGCGGCGCTGGTGCTGGGCGCGGTGGTGGCGCCGCCGGACGCGGTCGCCGCGACGGCGGTCGCGCGCCGGGTGGGGCTGCCGTCCAGGATCACCACGATCCTGCAGGGCGAGTCCCTGGTGAACGACGCCACCGCGATCACCGCCTATCGCGTGGCGCTCGCGGCGGCCGTCGGTGAGGGTGCCACCTGGGCCGGCGGCATCGGCGAGTTCCTGCTCGCGGCGTTCGGCGGCATCGGCATGGGCCTGGTGCTGATGGTGCCGATCCACTGGCTGCGCACGCACGTGAAGGAGGCGCTGCTGCAGAACACCCTCTCGCTCCTGATCCCGTTCGTCGCGTACGCGGCGGCCGAGCAGGTGCACGCCTCCGGAGTGCTGGCGGTCGTGGTCGTGGCCCTGTACCTGGGACACCGCGCGTGGGAGGTCGACTTCGCCACCCGGCTCCAGGAGGAGGCCGTGTGGAAGATGGTTGCGTTCGTACTGGAGTCGGCGGTGTTCGCCCTGATCGGCCTGCAACTCCCGGTGGTGCTCAAGGGCCTTGGCGAGTACGAGGGCAACCGCGCCGCCTGGTACGCGTTCGCCGTCTTCGCGGTGGTCGTCGCCTCGCGCTTCGTGTGGGTCTACCCGGCGACCTTCCTGCCGCGCATGCTGTCGGCGCGGATCCGAAAACGCGAGCAGAACCCGACCTGGAAGGGCGCGTTCGTCATCTCCTGGGCCGGCATGCGAGGCGTGGTGTCGCTGGCCATCGCCTTCTCCATCCCGCTCACGATGCACGGCGGCGAGCCGTTCCCCGAGCGCAACCTCATCCTCTTCCTGACCTTCACGACGGTCATCGGCACGCTGGTCGTCCAGGGCGTGACGCTGCCGCCGCTGATCCGCCTGCTGAAACTCCCCGGCCGTGACATCCAGGCCGAGACCCTCGCGGAGGCCAACGCCCAGGCGCAGGCCTCCCGCGCCGCCGAACGACGGCTGGAGGAACTCCTCTCCGACGACCGCAACGCCCTCCCCGAGGCCCTCGCGGACCGTCTGCGGGCCGTCCTGGAACGCCGCCGCAACTCCGTCTGGGAACGCCTCGGCCAGGCCAACCCCATCACCGGCGAGTCCGTCGACGACACCTACCGCCGCCTGTCCCGCGAGGTGATCGGCACCGAACGAGAGGTGTTCGTGAAACTGCGGGACGGGCGCTTCATCGACGACGAGATGCTGCGGACCATGCTGCGCAGGCTGGACCTGGAGGAGGCGGCGGCCTATCGCGAGGCAGGCTGA
- a CDS encoding UBP-type zinc finger domain-containing protein: MKQCTHADALPHPEPGPLNETCPECLAEGWHPVQLRLCLTCGHVGCCDSSPGRHATEHHKESGHPIMRTFEPGELWRWCFVDHVLV; this comes from the coding sequence ATGAAACAGTGCACGCACGCCGACGCGCTGCCGCACCCGGAACCCGGTCCGCTCAACGAGACATGTCCCGAGTGTCTGGCAGAGGGCTGGCACCCGGTTCAGCTGCGGCTCTGCCTCACCTGCGGTCACGTCGGCTGCTGCGACTCGTCGCCGGGACGGCACGCCACGGAGCACCACAAGGAGTCCGGCCACCCGATCATGCGGACGTTCGAGCCCGGCGAACTCTGGCGCTGGTGCTTTGTCGACCACGTACTCGTGTGA
- a CDS encoding anti-sigma regulatory factor yields MSQIAGEPATQDFVEVRLPAAGAYLSVLRTATAGLAARLDFTLDEIEDLRIAVDEACAILLQQAVPGSVLSCVFRLVDDSLEVTVSAPTTDGHAPSRDTFAWTVLSALAGKVSSAVDEDKTVSISLYKQRGAGPGPA; encoded by the coding sequence GTGTCCCAGATCGCAGGCGAGCCCGCGACCCAGGACTTCGTGGAAGTCCGGCTGCCGGCTGCGGGTGCCTACCTGTCGGTGCTGCGTACGGCGACTGCCGGCCTCGCGGCCCGTTTGGACTTCACCCTCGACGAGATCGAGGACCTGCGCATCGCGGTGGACGAGGCCTGCGCGATCCTGCTCCAGCAGGCCGTGCCCGGCTCGGTGCTCAGCTGTGTCTTCCGACTCGTCGACGACTCGCTCGAGGTCACCGTCTCGGCCCCGACCACGGACGGCCACGCCCCCTCCAGGGACACCTTCGCCTGGACCGTGCTCTCGGCCCTCGCGGGCAAGGTCTCCTCCGCCGTGGACGAGGACAAAACCGTTTCGATCAGCCTCTACAAACAGCGCGGCGCGGGACCCGGGCCGGCGTGA